A part of Paenarthrobacter sp. A20 genomic DNA contains:
- a CDS encoding 3-hydroxyacyl-CoA dehydrogenase NAD-binding domain-containing protein has translation MSAAEFHKLAALFPDEVVTHSYVQDIQLPGAGTFALITLDNGLDHSKPTTLGPNTLVELGGVLENLKGRASRGEIVGVGVTGKPYFLVAGADLSAVKTLKEREHGLWMAQLGHAVYSTLADLGVPSFAFINGLALGGGLEIALQSTYRTVSTGAGALALPEAFIGLVPGWGGVYILPRLIGPENAVKVMIENPLSNNRTLTGPQAFELGVADAIFEPADFVEQSLAWAARVITGDVTPERKNAVDASDDAVATRWAAAVSAGRGVVEAKTSNASPAPAKVLDVMEANRTMTQAESAELECETLAGLMQTDEFRSTVYAFLDLVQKRSKRPAGAPDRKLARPVTKIGVVGAGLMASQLALLFARQLKVPVVMTDIDQARVDKGVAYVHAEVDKMLGKRRIKPDAANRTKALITGSVSKEAFADADFVIEAVFEELHIKKQVFAEVEAIVSPECILATNTSSLSVTAMAEDLKHPERLVGFHFFNPVAVMPLLEIVRAPKTDDAVLATAFELAKGLKKTAVLVKDAAAFVVNRILLRLMGEVIAAFDEGTPADVADSALRPMGLPMSPFTLSAMVGLPVAQHVQESLHAAFGDRFPVSQNLQKLIDNGVKSLWVPGPDGAPVIPAETMAILSFGDTPSTGGEVLRRTQDALAEEIGLMLEEGVVAGPEDIDLCVIMGAGWPMFLGGITPYLDRVGASERVNGKRFLAPGIASAPA, from the coding sequence ATGAGCGCCGCCGAATTCCACAAGCTCGCCGCCCTCTTCCCCGACGAAGTCGTTACCCATTCCTACGTCCAGGACATCCAGCTTCCCGGGGCAGGCACTTTCGCTCTGATCACGCTGGACAACGGGCTGGACCACTCCAAACCCACGACCCTGGGCCCCAACACCCTGGTTGAACTGGGCGGCGTCCTGGAGAACCTCAAGGGACGCGCGTCACGTGGTGAAATCGTGGGCGTCGGCGTCACCGGCAAGCCGTACTTCCTGGTGGCAGGCGCCGACCTTTCAGCCGTGAAAACGCTCAAGGAACGTGAGCACGGCCTCTGGATGGCACAGCTTGGCCATGCCGTTTACAGCACACTGGCAGATCTGGGAGTTCCAAGCTTCGCCTTCATCAACGGCCTTGCCCTGGGCGGCGGCCTTGAGATCGCCCTGCAGTCCACCTACCGGACCGTTTCCACCGGCGCCGGTGCGCTGGCCCTGCCGGAGGCTTTCATCGGCCTCGTTCCGGGATGGGGCGGCGTCTACATCCTTCCTCGCCTGATCGGTCCCGAAAATGCGGTCAAGGTCATGATCGAGAACCCGCTGAGCAACAACCGAACCCTTACCGGACCGCAGGCCTTTGAGCTCGGCGTTGCCGACGCCATCTTTGAACCCGCTGACTTCGTTGAGCAGTCGCTGGCATGGGCGGCCCGCGTCATCACCGGCGACGTAACGCCAGAACGCAAGAACGCAGTGGATGCCTCGGACGACGCTGTTGCCACGCGATGGGCGGCCGCCGTGTCAGCAGGTCGCGGAGTGGTTGAGGCGAAGACGTCGAACGCCTCCCCCGCCCCGGCCAAGGTCCTGGATGTCATGGAAGCCAACCGCACCATGACACAAGCGGAATCAGCCGAACTTGAATGCGAGACCCTCGCCGGCCTGATGCAGACTGACGAATTCCGTTCGACTGTGTACGCGTTCCTGGACCTCGTCCAGAAACGCTCCAAGCGTCCCGCAGGCGCCCCTGACCGCAAGCTGGCCCGCCCGGTGACCAAAATCGGCGTCGTGGGTGCAGGACTCATGGCAAGCCAGCTCGCATTGCTTTTTGCAAGGCAACTCAAGGTCCCCGTCGTCATGACGGACATCGACCAGGCCCGGGTGGACAAGGGCGTGGCCTACGTCCATGCCGAGGTGGACAAGATGCTGGGGAAGAGGCGGATCAAGCCCGACGCCGCCAACAGGACAAAGGCGCTCATCACAGGTTCCGTCTCCAAGGAAGCATTTGCCGATGCCGACTTCGTCATCGAGGCCGTCTTCGAAGAGCTCCACATCAAGAAGCAGGTTTTTGCCGAAGTTGAGGCGATCGTCTCCCCCGAGTGCATCCTGGCCACCAACACGTCCTCACTGTCCGTCACGGCCATGGCCGAAGACTTGAAACACCCTGAACGCCTGGTGGGCTTCCACTTCTTCAACCCGGTGGCCGTCATGCCCCTCCTGGAGATCGTCAGGGCGCCCAAGACCGACGACGCCGTCCTGGCTACCGCTTTCGAACTCGCCAAGGGCCTCAAGAAGACGGCCGTGCTGGTGAAGGATGCCGCCGCCTTTGTGGTGAACCGTATCCTGCTCCGCCTCATGGGCGAGGTCATCGCAGCCTTCGACGAAGGAACACCGGCGGACGTCGCTGACAGTGCGCTACGCCCCATGGGCCTGCCCATGTCGCCTTTCACGCTCAGCGCCATGGTTGGCTTGCCGGTTGCGCAGCATGTCCAGGAATCGCTCCACGCAGCGTTCGGGGACCGGTTCCCCGTATCGCAGAACCTGCAAAAACTCATCGACAACGGCGTGAAGTCCCTATGGGTCCCGGGCCCCGATGGAGCACCTGTGATCCCGGCTGAAACCATGGCCATCCTGTCCTTCGGCGACACCCCATCCACGGGCGGGGAAGTCCTTCGCCGCACACAGGATGCCTTGGCAGAGGAAATCGGGCTCATGCTTGAAGAGGGCGTCGTAGCCGGACCTGAGGACATCGACCTTTGCGTCATCATGGGCGCCGGCTGGCCGATGTTCCTCGGTGGCATCACACCGTACCTTGATCGCGTGGGCGCATCGGAGCGCGTCAACGGCAAGAGGTTCCTGGCACCCGGAATCGCATCCGCACCGGCCTAA
- a CDS encoding acetyl-CoA C-acyltransferase: MSPSRSAQRNVRDVVFVDGVRTPFGKAGEKGIYAGTRADDLVVKCIRELMRRNPSLPADRVDEVAIAATTQTGDQGLTIGRTAALLAGLPRTVPGFAIDRMCAGAMTAVTTTASGIGFGAYDVVIAGGVEHMGNHPMGAGADPNPRFMSERLVDPAALNMGNTAENLHDRFPAITKDRTDAYAAASQAKLAAAYSNQQIQHDLVPVATMKPGQGWALHTTDEPPRPGTTVADLAELRTPFRAHGRVTAGNAAGLNDGATAAVLASAEAAQELGLSVKMRLVSYAFAGVEPEVMGIGPVPATEKALKSAGLGIEDIGLFEINEAFAVQVLSFLDHFGIADDDSRVNRYGGAIAVGHPLASSGVRLMNQLARQFEEDPSVRYGITTMCIGLGMGATVIWENPQHADYASSTADTTTATTEGAAA, encoded by the coding sequence ATGAGTCCATCACGCAGTGCTCAGAGGAACGTTCGCGACGTCGTCTTCGTGGACGGTGTACGCACCCCCTTCGGCAAGGCCGGGGAAAAAGGCATCTATGCGGGCACCAGGGCCGATGACCTCGTTGTGAAGTGCATCCGCGAACTCATGCGGCGGAACCCGTCACTGCCTGCGGACCGCGTCGACGAAGTGGCTATCGCCGCTACCACCCAGACCGGCGACCAAGGCCTCACCATCGGCCGGACGGCCGCATTGCTTGCCGGACTCCCCCGTACGGTTCCCGGATTCGCGATCGACCGCATGTGCGCAGGCGCCATGACGGCAGTGACAACGACGGCGAGCGGCATCGGCTTCGGCGCCTACGATGTGGTCATTGCAGGCGGCGTTGAACACATGGGAAACCATCCCATGGGAGCTGGGGCAGACCCGAACCCGCGTTTCATGTCAGAGCGCCTCGTTGACCCGGCAGCCTTGAACATGGGCAACACGGCCGAGAACCTGCACGACCGTTTCCCTGCGATCACCAAGGACCGCACGGACGCCTACGCTGCCGCTTCCCAGGCAAAACTGGCCGCCGCCTACAGCAACCAGCAAATCCAACATGACCTGGTGCCCGTAGCCACCATGAAGCCCGGCCAGGGCTGGGCCCTCCACACCACGGACGAGCCCCCTCGCCCTGGAACCACCGTGGCCGACCTCGCCGAACTGCGCACGCCTTTCCGGGCCCACGGCCGGGTCACCGCAGGCAACGCAGCAGGTCTCAACGATGGAGCCACCGCCGCCGTCCTGGCTTCGGCTGAAGCCGCCCAAGAACTGGGCCTGTCGGTCAAAATGCGCCTCGTCTCCTATGCCTTCGCCGGTGTCGAGCCGGAGGTCATGGGCATCGGACCCGTTCCGGCAACCGAGAAGGCCCTCAAGTCCGCCGGCCTGGGAATAGAGGACATCGGGCTCTTCGAGATCAACGAGGCCTTTGCGGTCCAGGTCCTCAGCTTCCTGGACCACTTCGGCATCGCCGACGACGACTCCCGGGTCAACCGCTACGGCGGGGCGATCGCCGTCGGGCATCCGCTCGCTTCCTCCGGCGTTCGCCTCATGAATCAACTCGCGCGACAATTCGAGGAAGATCCTTCAGTGCGGTACGGCATCACGACCATGTGCATTGGACTGGGCATGGGTGCCACTGTGATTTGGGAGAACCCACAACACGCCGACTACGCATCCTCCACCGCTGATACCACCACCGCCACCACCGAAGGAGCCGCAGCATGA
- a CDS encoding HRDC domain-containing protein produces the protein MTPENLDKTTAGDPVADPTTHIKVDGFDSHVPEVIDLDTPREGVPLVIDSPAGLERCAAAIAAGTGPAGVDAERASGFRYGQRAFLVQIRREGAGTWLIDPEPFDNLDIVNDALRGVEWILHAATQDLPCLSELGMWPDKLFDTELAARLAGLPRVGLAAVIEQLLGFGLAKEHSAADWSTRPLPEPWLRYAALDVEVLAELREELIELLEADGKLEYAEQEFAGILAAGISPPRVDPWRKTSGLHQIRDRRQLAAVRELWNERDQLARKRDVAPGRLIPDSALVAAAKAMPTTVPQLLATKGFHGRSAQREAPRWLRCITNARTLTDLPPLHLPTNAPPPPRVWVDRDPEAAARLATARPALQAKADELNLPVENLLTPDYLRRVTWRPPADISLESVAAELRTLGAREWQVSFAAPILTEACLNPKPLPTKEAKAKDSHQAKEPQQPKEAG, from the coding sequence ATGACCCCTGAAAATCTGGATAAAACCACAGCCGGCGATCCGGTTGCTGATCCCACCACCCACATCAAGGTTGACGGCTTCGACAGCCACGTCCCTGAAGTCATCGACCTCGACACTCCCCGCGAAGGCGTGCCACTTGTCATCGATAGTCCCGCCGGACTTGAGCGGTGTGCTGCTGCCATAGCGGCAGGAACAGGACCGGCCGGAGTGGACGCAGAGCGCGCTTCGGGTTTCCGCTACGGCCAGCGCGCCTTCCTGGTGCAGATCCGCCGTGAGGGTGCCGGTACCTGGCTGATCGATCCCGAACCGTTCGACAACCTGGACATCGTCAACGACGCCCTGCGCGGCGTCGAATGGATCCTGCACGCGGCCACGCAGGACCTGCCTTGCCTGTCCGAGCTTGGCATGTGGCCGGACAAACTGTTTGACACGGAACTTGCCGCACGCCTCGCCGGACTCCCCCGGGTCGGCCTGGCGGCCGTCATCGAGCAACTCCTCGGATTCGGACTCGCCAAAGAACACTCCGCGGCAGACTGGTCCACCCGCCCACTGCCCGAACCGTGGCTCCGTTACGCGGCCCTCGACGTCGAGGTCCTGGCGGAACTACGCGAAGAACTCATCGAACTGCTCGAGGCGGACGGCAAACTGGAGTATGCCGAGCAGGAATTTGCCGGGATCCTCGCCGCAGGAATTTCCCCGCCCCGCGTCGATCCGTGGCGGAAGACATCAGGGCTGCACCAAATCCGCGATCGGCGCCAATTGGCCGCTGTCCGTGAACTGTGGAATGAACGCGATCAGTTGGCACGCAAACGGGATGTGGCACCGGGCAGGCTCATTCCCGACTCCGCCCTCGTTGCCGCCGCCAAAGCCATGCCCACCACCGTCCCCCAACTCCTGGCGACGAAGGGATTCCACGGCCGCTCAGCCCAACGTGAGGCCCCGCGCTGGCTGCGTTGCATCACCAACGCCCGCACGTTGACCGACTTGCCACCCCTGCATTTGCCCACCAACGCCCCGCCGCCGCCACGGGTCTGGGTGGACCGGGACCCCGAGGCCGCGGCACGATTGGCGACTGCACGGCCTGCCCTGCAGGCAAAGGCCGACGAACTCAATCTGCCCGTGGAGAACCTGCTGACCCCGGACTACCTGCGACGCGTTACGTGGCGGCCACCGGCTGACATTTCACTGGAATCCGTGGCCGCTGAATTGCGGACCCTCGGTGCGCGCGAGTGGCAGGTCTCCTTCGCTGCTCCCATCCTCACCGAAGCATGCTTGAACCCGAAGCCACTTCCGACCAAAGAGGCCAAGGCGAAGGACAGCCACCAGGCAAAGGAACCACAGCAACCCAAGGAAGCCGGCTGA
- a CDS encoding DUF3000 domain-containing protein, producing MNALAQVPSDFLVALGTLRKAQCRSELRLDEIPAPARLAPYAVALGAEVFSPTAATRQVPVHGPAAKAFAASQATTPASEEDDELATGRFILLYDPDGSAVWEGEFRIVTYIRAQMDAEMGNDSMLGSVAWTWLVDALENHAAPYRAAGGTATRILSESFGTLAERPDTIDIELRASWTPASADVQAHLEAWSDMVCTFAGLPPLPPGVTGLPNRRLN from the coding sequence GTGAACGCCCTCGCACAGGTTCCCTCGGACTTTCTCGTCGCCCTGGGAACGCTACGAAAAGCTCAATGCCGCAGTGAACTGCGCCTTGATGAAATTCCTGCACCTGCGAGGCTCGCCCCGTACGCAGTGGCCTTGGGCGCGGAAGTTTTCAGTCCCACCGCAGCCACCCGCCAGGTTCCAGTGCATGGACCGGCCGCCAAGGCCTTCGCAGCGAGCCAGGCCACCACACCGGCAAGCGAAGAAGACGACGAACTCGCCACCGGCCGCTTCATCCTCCTCTATGATCCCGACGGATCGGCAGTGTGGGAGGGTGAGTTCCGGATTGTCACCTATATCCGCGCCCAGATGGACGCCGAAATGGGCAACGACAGCATGCTGGGCTCTGTTGCCTGGACGTGGCTGGTGGACGCCCTCGAGAACCACGCAGCCCCCTACCGCGCTGCTGGTGGCACGGCAACGAGAATCCTCTCGGAGAGCTTCGGCACCCTGGCCGAACGCCCGGACACCATAGACATTGAACTTCGCGCTTCCTGGACTCCTGCCAGTGCGGACGTCCAGGCCCACCTGGAGGCCTGGTCCGACATGGTCTGTACATTTGCCGGGCTGCCGCCGCTTCCGCCGGGCGTCACGGGACTTCCCAACAGGAGGCTGAATTGA
- a CDS encoding low specificity L-threonine aldolase, producing MNEQVTSTAEAIHSAVPGQLHDPSVRGFASDNYSGVHPEILSALASANGGHQVSYGEDVYTARLQDVMEQQFGPGIECFPVFNGTGANVLSLQSLLPRWGAVICASTAHINMDENGAPERIGGIKLLQVPTEDGKLTPGLIDREAWGWGDEHRAQPLAVSITQTTELGTCYTPEEVRAIADHAHAKGMKLHMDGARLANAAAYLGVPLRAFTRDAGVDILSFGGTKNGLLFGEVVVALNPAAADGLKFLRKMNMQLASKMRFISAQFIALLEDGLWLRSAAHANAMAARLRAAVEAIDGVEPTQATQSNGVFAILPTGVADRLRQSFAFYDWDAARGEVRWMCSFDTTEDDIDAFVAGIKQELGSA from the coding sequence GTGAATGAACAAGTGACGAGCACAGCAGAGGCAATCCACAGCGCCGTACCAGGCCAACTCCATGACCCTTCGGTTCGTGGCTTTGCCTCGGACAACTACTCCGGCGTGCACCCGGAAATTCTTTCAGCACTGGCCTCAGCCAACGGTGGCCACCAGGTTTCCTACGGCGAGGACGTTTACACGGCACGCCTCCAGGACGTCATGGAGCAGCAGTTCGGCCCTGGCATCGAGTGCTTCCCGGTCTTCAACGGAACGGGCGCCAACGTCCTGTCCCTGCAGTCACTCCTGCCGCGTTGGGGAGCTGTCATCTGCGCATCCACCGCGCATATCAACATGGATGAGAACGGCGCTCCTGAGCGCATCGGCGGGATCAAGCTCCTCCAGGTACCTACCGAGGACGGCAAGCTGACACCTGGGCTGATCGACCGGGAAGCCTGGGGATGGGGCGATGAACACCGCGCCCAGCCCCTCGCAGTCTCCATTACCCAGACCACCGAACTTGGCACGTGCTACACGCCAGAAGAAGTACGCGCCATTGCCGACCACGCCCACGCCAAGGGCATGAAGCTGCACATGGATGGTGCCCGCCTGGCTAATGCCGCCGCCTACCTAGGCGTTCCCCTGCGTGCCTTTACCCGCGACGCCGGCGTGGACATCCTGTCCTTTGGCGGGACCAAGAATGGGCTGCTCTTCGGCGAAGTCGTGGTCGCACTGAACCCGGCAGCCGCCGATGGGCTGAAGTTCCTACGCAAGATGAACATGCAGCTCGCTTCAAAGATGCGCTTCATTTCGGCCCAATTCATCGCATTACTGGAGGACGGCCTGTGGTTGCGATCGGCCGCCCACGCCAACGCCATGGCAGCCCGCCTTCGCGCCGCCGTTGAGGCGATCGACGGCGTGGAGCCCACCCAGGCAACGCAGTCCAACGGCGTCTTTGCCATCCTTCCGACGGGCGTTGCCGACCGCCTGCGCCAGAGCTTCGCTTTCTACGACTGGGACGCTGCCCGCGGCGAGGTCCGTTGGATGTGCTCCTTCGATACCACCGAGGACGACATCGACGCCTTTGTCGCAGGGATTAAGCAGGAGCTCGGATCCGCATAA
- a CDS encoding SDR family NAD(P)-dependent oxidoreductase, translated as MSTLTILVTGGSSASGIAAARALGAAGHKVFTVGSDELRITAAAVEAGNGVTPLVCDLADLGSVRELADDLGGRGVQGIDGIVHLVGGWRGAKGIEDQSDEDWDSMERSAVTTLRNVSRVFYSQLEASPYGRLAMVSSTTASAPTAAAASYAAAKAAAEAWTLAVADGFRRTQSAGTIAPSVQHSAAVIFVVKALVDSALREAHPERRFPGYTDVEELAAAAVGLFEEPAEHLNGQRILLAK; from the coding sequence ATGAGCACACTGACCATCCTTGTGACCGGCGGTAGCAGCGCGTCCGGCATCGCTGCGGCGCGCGCATTGGGGGCAGCCGGTCACAAGGTGTTCACCGTGGGTTCGGACGAGCTTCGCATCACGGCGGCGGCTGTGGAAGCCGGCAACGGAGTGACGCCACTGGTGTGCGATCTCGCTGACCTTGGGTCCGTGCGTGAACTGGCGGACGATCTTGGCGGCCGAGGGGTTCAAGGCATCGACGGCATCGTCCATCTGGTAGGTGGGTGGCGCGGCGCCAAGGGCATCGAGGACCAGTCTGATGAAGACTGGGACTCCATGGAACGGAGCGCGGTCACTACCCTGCGGAACGTCTCCCGGGTTTTCTACAGCCAGCTTGAAGCATCTCCCTACGGCCGGCTGGCCATGGTGTCCTCAACCACTGCATCCGCTCCTACGGCCGCGGCCGCAAGCTATGCGGCGGCAAAGGCTGCTGCTGAAGCGTGGACGCTGGCGGTGGCCGACGGTTTCCGGCGGACGCAGTCGGCCGGCACGATCGCTCCCAGCGTGCAGCACAGCGCCGCAGTAATTTTTGTGGTCAAAGCCCTCGTGGATTCAGCACTGCGGGAAGCCCACCCCGAAAGGCGATTCCCCGGTTACACAGATGTCGAAGAACTCGCGGCTGCCGCCGTCGGGCTGTTCGAAGAACCGGCAGAACATTTGAACGGCCAGCGCATCCTGCTGGCCAAATAG
- a CDS encoding DUF6421 family protein, which translates to MTITATSSLPRVTADNAEWASLKAAATALQAYQEQDGSIADSGAHGEAASLVATITDAITALAPLFPHDARYLELLVEDFGHWAQGGFGVPDFLDSLQAFQPQEQRIDGLQHLVVFPMYTQNGSNNRLVEAVLIEVIWPEFIGGLEAGEYSNKLFVPIRFVDFTPGYNTNSAVLFPETVAVRETPTFTWGAIFADREAARFRRVLKAAAATTSLQLPMDAAQLIEDQELTQRTFVMWDLIHDRTHMRGDLPFDPFMIKQRMPFFLYSLEELRCDLTAFRESVRIEKDEEADPDARKHAKLVQYAVIFDRIFRFAITGNRVRNYDGLGGQLLFAWMHQHHVLHWTDSKLSIDWDEAASVVVELGAKIEELYWRSIDRPKAAHWLAAYELISSTVTPHPASVWAKGPDALPLDGPPRGLTDQVLDDEFPLSMFYEALEKKMRPIIESTTGITGATVA; encoded by the coding sequence ATGACAATCACCGCCACCTCCAGCCTCCCGCGTGTCACCGCCGACAACGCCGAGTGGGCTTCGCTTAAGGCTGCGGCCACGGCCCTGCAGGCATACCAGGAGCAGGACGGCTCCATCGCCGATTCCGGCGCCCACGGCGAGGCAGCCAGCCTCGTTGCGACAATCACAGATGCCATCACCGCATTGGCCCCGCTCTTCCCCCACGACGCCCGGTATCTGGAACTGCTGGTGGAAGACTTTGGCCACTGGGCACAGGGGGGTTTCGGAGTCCCGGACTTCCTGGATTCACTGCAGGCATTCCAGCCCCAGGAACAGCGCATCGACGGCCTCCAACACTTGGTGGTCTTCCCGATGTACACACAGAATGGCAGCAACAACAGGCTGGTTGAAGCCGTGCTGATCGAAGTCATCTGGCCGGAGTTCATCGGCGGCCTGGAGGCCGGCGAGTACTCCAACAAGCTCTTCGTCCCCATCCGTTTTGTCGATTTCACCCCCGGATACAACACCAACTCTGCGGTGTTGTTCCCGGAGACCGTCGCCGTCCGTGAGACCCCCACTTTCACGTGGGGAGCCATCTTCGCCGACCGCGAGGCCGCCCGTTTCAGGCGAGTCCTGAAGGCGGCCGCAGCAACGACGTCCCTTCAACTTCCCATGGACGCAGCCCAGCTGATCGAGGACCAGGAACTTACCCAGCGCACGTTCGTCATGTGGGACCTCATCCACGACCGCACGCACATGCGGGGCGACCTTCCCTTCGATCCCTTCATGATCAAGCAGCGGATGCCCTTCTTCCTGTACTCACTGGAGGAACTGCGCTGTGACCTGACGGCGTTCCGTGAATCCGTCCGCATTGAAAAGGACGAAGAAGCGGATCCCGATGCCCGAAAGCACGCCAAGCTCGTCCAGTATGCAGTGATCTTCGACCGGATTTTCCGTTTCGCCATCACAGGCAACCGGGTCCGCAACTACGACGGCCTCGGCGGCCAACTCCTGTTTGCGTGGATGCACCAGCACCATGTGCTTCACTGGACGGACAGCAAGCTCTCCATCGACTGGGACGAAGCCGCGTCGGTTGTGGTGGAACTCGGCGCCAAAATCGAAGAGCTCTACTGGCGCTCCATCGACCGCCCCAAGGCCGCCCACTGGTTGGCTGCCTACGAGCTTATTTCAAGTACGGTAACTCCCCACCCTGCATCGGTTTGGGCCAAGGGGCCAGATGCCCTGCCCCTGGACGGCCCGCCCCGTGGACTGACCGACCAAGTCCTCGACGACGAATTCCCGCTGTCCATGTTCTACGAAGCACTGGAGAAGAAGATGCGCCCCATCATCGAGTCCACCACCGGCATTACCGGCGCGACAGTAGCCTGA
- the msrB gene encoding peptide-methionine (R)-S-oxide reductase MsrB gives MNTPENTSKTPSAPVEKSDAQWREELTPEEYRVLRQAGTERPYTGEYWDTHTEGVYQCRACGSQLFTSREKFDSHCGWPSFWAPLAEGTVRYLHDRTMGMDRVEVRCANCDSHLGHVFEGEGYGTPTDQRFCINSVSLRLVNPEES, from the coding sequence ATGAACACTCCTGAGAACACCAGCAAGACACCTTCTGCTCCTGTGGAGAAGAGCGATGCCCAGTGGCGCGAGGAGTTGACCCCGGAAGAATACCGGGTCCTGCGGCAGGCGGGCACCGAGAGGCCATACACCGGCGAATACTGGGACACCCACACTGAAGGTGTGTATCAGTGCCGTGCGTGTGGCAGCCAGTTGTTCACGAGCAGGGAGAAATTTGATTCCCATTGTGGCTGGCCTTCCTTCTGGGCGCCGTTGGCTGAAGGCACCGTCCGGTACCTTCATGACCGCACTATGGGGATGGATCGTGTTGAAGTCCGCTGCGCCAACTGTGATTCCCATCTAGGGCATGTGTTCGAGGGCGAGGGCTACGGCACCCCTACGGACCAGCGATTCTGCATCAACTCCGTTTCACTCCGACTGGTCAACCCCGAAGAGAGTTAG
- a CDS encoding S9 family peptidase: MASTNRSASDAAENTLSLRTKWAIAGFIAGGTLAGLVGAGSSALAVYFARRVITPAARHEDQEVLAVIRSDQGLQVILAATPDTTIDGVFSLFFSGGQGHARIGRIVSYSPAEQTVLREVEEVYSGNLQEARRGWWSGATYPDPAAIGLAAEDVDIEVDGGKAPAWLIRADASAPAPVWAIMVHGRGATRLEGLRAVRTAHDLGLDSLLISYRNDGLAPSALDGRYGLGSTEWRDVEAAIEYALEHGAREIVLFGWSMGGAISLQTADLSKYRHLIRALVLDAPVINWVNVMAHHAEMNRIPYTVGRYGQLMLGHPLGRRLTGLAAPVDLKAMDWEARAIELRTPTLLIHSVDDDYVPFGPSASLAEKNPEMVTFEPFNGARHTKEWNVDPERWQRVVHAWLQRQLAPRSNPGQGGSAGPAAVSGPVG; encoded by the coding sequence ATGGCATCGACTAACCGGTCAGCGAGCGACGCTGCAGAGAACACACTGTCCCTCCGCACCAAATGGGCCATTGCCGGCTTCATCGCGGGTGGCACCCTCGCCGGACTGGTGGGAGCCGGGTCCTCGGCGCTCGCAGTCTACTTTGCCCGCCGGGTCATCACCCCGGCCGCCCGCCACGAGGACCAGGAAGTCCTGGCAGTCATCCGAAGTGACCAAGGGCTGCAGGTCATCCTCGCCGCCACCCCTGATACGACCATCGACGGCGTGTTCAGCCTCTTTTTCTCTGGCGGCCAGGGCCACGCCAGGATTGGCCGGATCGTGTCGTATTCTCCTGCGGAACAGACGGTCCTTCGAGAGGTCGAGGAAGTCTACAGCGGCAACCTGCAGGAGGCCCGCCGCGGGTGGTGGAGCGGTGCTACCTACCCGGACCCGGCCGCGATCGGCCTTGCGGCTGAAGACGTGGACATAGAGGTCGACGGCGGGAAGGCACCGGCGTGGCTGATCCGCGCCGACGCTTCGGCGCCCGCCCCCGTGTGGGCAATCATGGTGCACGGCCGAGGCGCCACCCGGCTCGAAGGGCTCCGGGCAGTACGTACCGCGCACGACCTGGGCTTGGACAGCCTGCTGATCTCCTACCGCAACGACGGATTGGCTCCGTCGGCACTCGACGGTCGCTATGGACTGGGATCCACTGAATGGCGCGATGTTGAGGCTGCGATCGAATACGCGCTGGAGCATGGGGCACGGGAGATCGTCCTTTTTGGGTGGTCCATGGGCGGGGCCATCAGCCTGCAGACGGCCGATCTCTCCAAATACAGGCACCTGATCCGCGCCCTGGTGCTGGACGCCCCTGTTATCAACTGGGTCAACGTCATGGCGCACCACGCCGAAATGAACAGGATTCCCTACACTGTGGGGCGCTATGGACAGCTGATGCTGGGACACCCGCTGGGGCGCAGGCTTACCGGCCTCGCGGCTCCTGTTGACTTGAAGGCGATGGACTGGGAAGCCCGCGCCATTGAGCTGCGCACTCCTACGCTGTTGATCCACAGCGTAGATGACGATTACGTTCCCTTCGGGCCATCTGCAAGCCTCGCTGAAAAGAACCCGGAAATGGTCACCTTTGAGCCGTTCAACGGCGCGCGGCACACCAAGGAATGGAACGTCGATCCGGAACGGTGGCAGCGCGTGGTTCACGCCTGGCTGCAACGCCAGTTGGCTCCGAGGAGCAATCCGGGACAGGGCGGCAGTGCGGGCCCAGCAGCTGTGTCAGGACCTGTCGGATAG